The Anopheles gambiae chromosome 2, idAnoGambNW_F1_1, whole genome shotgun sequence genomic sequence TTAAACTTTCCGAGAAACctttcttggaactttgcctgggcccataacctgttgGAAGGGAGAAATAGCAGGACACTTGCGCAGTCGTATttaagtgtgtgtttattgtacGAAACACATTGGCGGAATGAATCGCTTACATGTATTTACAGTGTTGGTGAAATGTTTCCCTGCCCAAGTGACAATTCGCATATGCGTTATATTTGAGGGGTAggaaattgcatactttcaacACAATCCACAGCTTCTGCATCCTTATTTTTGCCCAAGAAATAATTGGAGCTATCAAACCAAACGGGTCAAACAACCTGGCGATCATGGAGTAAATTCTTCTCTTCTATGGTGTTGGCTTGAACATAAAGATGATCAGATGCTGGTAGCCAAACGACTCCGAGAGTTTTTACTGGATCATCAGATATAAAATTAACAGCAGTTTTCGAAGCGCGATCAGCAGGGTTGATTTTTGTTAACAACATTTTTGAATTCGTACTCCATTTTTGTAAACGGAAACCTCCTTTCGCAAGTAGCTTCACGAGTTGCTCATATAACTGCAAGGCTTCGTCTTCTGTATCGGCGCCTCCTATATAATCATCTACGTAGAAATCATTTAAGAGTGCCTTCTTTGCGACCGGAAAATTATCGCCTTCATCGAGAGCAAGTTGTTTTAAAACACGAGTCGCTAAAAATGAAGACGGTGACAAACCAAAGGTTACTCGCTGCAACTCATAGGTTTCTACCGGCTGAGATTGATCGCTCCTCCAAAGTATACGTTGTAACGGGGTGTGGTCTGGATGGACTTTTATTTGCAGGTACATTTTCTCTATATCGGCTGCTATAGCGATTGGATACAATCGAAATCTTAGCAAAAGGTTCAGCAAACTATCTTGGATGACCGGGCCTTTCATTAATACGTCATTCAACGAGCAGCCGCTCGCTGTCTTAGCCGATCCATTAAACACTGGACGGAATTTTAGTGCTAGTGCTGCATTCTTTTACTACAGGATGGTGAGGCAGGAAACATTGTACGGATATATCGTTATCACCTTTAGCCTTTTGCAGATAACCTCGACTAACGTATTCATTAATCACTGCCGCATATTCATTTTTCAAAGCAGGGTTTCGGTCGAAACGGCGTTCTAGCTGCTAAAAACGTCGCATAGCAAAAGATTTAGACTCACCTATGTTTTTAGCCACTCCAGCGTGCTTGAACGGTAATCTCACAATATATCTCCCGGAGGAATCGCGATCATGTTGTTGCTGAAAGCTGTCATCGCActcttgttcctcggacgtcCATTTAACGGCCTCTGGAATTTGCTCTATTTCCCAAAATTTAACAATGAGCTCTTCGAGCGAAGGTTTAGTACCAACATGCATGATCGACTGCGGAACGATGCTCTTATTATCATCAGCTTCACCCTTTACTTTACCGGTCGCTAACCACCCAAAGACAGAATCAATAAACGCTGGCATGTTTCCGACAGGCTTCCGAACTTTGACTGTACCATGGCCCTTTGTCTGCAACAATTCATGGTAATATTCTGAGCCCAGCAAAATATCAATTTGACCGCCATTGCCAGCCTCGGGATCAGCCAATTGAAAATCACGATTAAGTAGTGACGTGTCGATACGTTCCGGATGGTAGCCAGTAATCATTGGTAGCACCGAAAAATTCATTCGACGTTTGTAGGCGAAGTTCCTTGATGCTATTTCCGCTTCAACGGTTTTAGCTGTAAATACCGGGCATTTGCCTACGCCTACTAGCTCTTGGCTGCGACCTTTTCCGTTCAGATGCAAACTGCGACATAGAGCTTCTGATATAATATTTACTTGTGCACCGCTATCGATCAACGCTCTTGCTTGTTTCTGCTTTCCTGAagaatttttaacaaaaataatcgCAGTAGATAAAAATATATGATTTTGCGATGCGGTTATAGCTGCATTTACTGACGATGTGGTGCTATTCGATTCGTTCACGTTCAACTCATTCATTTGTTCCGATAGCGATCCATTTAGCTGTTCTCTATGCAGAAGAGTATGgtgttttttatgacattcGGAACATCGAAATCTCATTTTGCATGCCATAGAGACGTGCCCCGGGCGTAGACAGTTACGGCAAAGCCGTTTTTCGCTTACAAATTGATATTTGTCATCAATTGAAATGTTGTTAAATAGATTGCATGTATGAAGTAGGTGTTGCTCTCCACATTTTACGCAAATCTGAATCTGGGATGTTACGTTCATTGCCAATTGTCGTTCTACTGTCTTTCTTAATTTGCCGGTTTGAACACGATCCTCTGTAACAGCATCTAGAACTCGAGACTGAACATGAAGAAATTTCACTAAATCATCCaaactgtgtttttttgaattttctaCATATTTCTCCCAATCatggtgtgttttttcatCCAGCTTTGATAGCATAACTTGGATAATAAGCATACTCCATTCATCGGTACTCTCTCCTAACTGCTTCAGAAGCTTTATATTTCGCTCAAACGTGTCCACTAATGAGTGAATTTCCTTCTGGCTGGAGGATTTCAAAGCGGGATACTGCAATAAAGAATTAACGTAACGCTTTTTTAGTACATACTCATTCGAAAATCGCTCAACAAGAGCGTTCCAGGCTGGCATATAGCTTGCTCCTGTCGATGGAAAAGAATTAATCAGGCTAGCAGCTTCTCCTTTCAACGATTGCTTCAAATAAGCTATTTAGTGCACAGGCGCTAGAGTTGTATTAGTGTGAATGTTTGCCTCAAACATATCGCGGAAAGGTAGCCATTCGTCGTATTTTCCTGAAAAAACTGGAAGCGACAAGTTTGGTAACTTGATAAGGCAGCTTGATTCACTCATACTATCTTGCATTTGACTTGCCGACTCTTTCACTCGCACTGCTGGAGCTTCTACTGGTGGGGGCTTAATAATCTTCAATCTGATgacccaaataaccaagataccgaaaacgccaccaatttcctgtactaaaaatccagttgtATCAAACAAAGCCAAAGCACTGTCAGTTTGGTGGATTAAGCCACACGGCCACAGAAGcggccacttcaatgttgttgAAGTAAGTTTTTATACACCCTAAAATGTGTTTAACTATGCAAAGGAAGCGATTAAACGCGTGGGTTTAAGttcgtttgttgtaaaacatacttgtgtgtgtttgtttatttgcaaaTGGACTCATCCATCTAGCTGGTCAGTGCACAGTTTATACATTTACAATATTGACGAAGTTATGCTGTGATATAAGTGAATGAGTTAAAGTAATCGATGTGTTAAATCCTGTTAAGCATATTTACCCTAGCCCGCCCTTCATCCATCTTTTCCTCGTCAACAtgtttggaaaaggtgggCCAAGCGCAGGCAAGGTCAATACATCTTATTAGAACTGACAGGtccgattgttctaaaatttggtgggttaacgactgaatcgaccaccactAACCCACGTGAGAGTCGCAACTCGTTGGCAATTGCCTCAAATTCCATCCAGCATTTTTCCAATCGATTGAGTCGAGTCGTTGCTTGCTCCTGCGTTATGCCGTTTGCTCGCGCTGCAAAATTGTCGATCCGTTCGATGCAACGCAAGATGGCGTCTCTCTGCGCTTTCTTGCCGGCTATTTTCGTTTGTTCATTACTTTTACGGGCTAGCTGCGCTTGCTCATCGTACTTGTCCGCCATCTTGCTTGACATAGGTTGCTGTGGTTGGCAGGCCGGCAACATCGTTTCATTAACAGATGAATCTTTAAACCCAAGGAAAGCTTCTTCGTCCGAGCTGAAATCCGTCAATTTCCACAATTTTCACAATCTTGGTCACTACGGCACCAATGTTTAGTTTGGAATTCCTATATTCAGATCCTACGTTGTGTTTCttaattcttcttctgtttctcTATCTGGACGTGTGTACAACTCCTTctgtcaaaacaaaacctgtCATCCTAACGTCATAAACGTCTGTCATCTCCCAATTCACAAAACCAAACGTCTCATAGCAAACAACATATTTGTCTTACTTGTTATTCAAACGTTTTGTACCAGACAACACTACAACGCACGATCAAATGGATGGAACGGGGTAGAATCTCTGCCACAGAATTGTTTAGCATCACTGCGAATAATTTGGTAATTGTTTATACATTTACAACACGTcggtagaagaaaacaaagacTTCTTGCAATTTGAATACCTCAATGATTTAATCACTCTACCATTGCTTTTTGCCTCGAAGAAAGGAAACTCcgcaaagaaataaatatCATACAAGCACCCATGGTTGGTTACCACCACCGTTCTATAGTGAGCAATTGCCACCTATGAGCGTAACGTGAGCGTAACGTGAGAATAACATGTGAGCGTCACTTCTTACTTCTTATTTGTATAGGACGTACTTTCAATTGCAAATATTAAAGCACTAAAAATAtgtgtgaaatatttaaatacgAGCATAATGACGACTCTGTTACTCAAAAAGATcacaaatttattttcattcaattgGGTTCAATTTACATGTTCTAACAATCATATACAACAAGCATTTCCAAACACATcatgtttattaattttttttttaaccgaGTGGCTCGTACAATGAGTGCAAAATGAGTGTTgcgcatatttttttaaatgcaatgTTGTTACACGCATGCGTGATTCTAAAGATTGGAAAGCGAAACAAAGTGCTCAAAACACTCTATTTCCCACTGTCATTCTACAAACACGTATATTAATTGATTCAGCTTTCTTATCGCATCAAACATTTAGTACTTTCCGGTGTTGTCGACGCTGCTAAAAGATAAACcaaaatttcaaacaataTTATGGATTTAGATGCGATTGATGTGGTAGTAATTGAGAGTGAAAATTCTGgtgatgaaaaaaatgttgatTCCAAGTCAATATTAAACGATCAAAGTGATAAAGATCTTGAAGACAAtgaaggggaaaaaaacgaGGAAATTAAAACAGCTGTAAAGTATCAATGGGAGCGactggtttttattttatttttagagCTAATAATTTTGTGTTTCGATGGTAGGAGGTGAATCATGAACAATTAGAAGAAGAATTTTGTGATTGGATAGTAAAAAGTCTGAGCTGTGTGAGCTGTATAACCTGTACCAACTGCCCTGAACGCTTTGGAAAACACTGTTGTGAGTAATGATGGAAAATATTTCTTTACATGTTAcgcttagttttttttctcataacTCCAGGTTCATTATGCAAGTGGGACTTAGATATCAATTTAAATGCAACAAATCAGAACACCAATCCATCGCAACCAGTGGCAAATAAGCGCGATGAATCGCTTTCGCAAGATAAAGAAACGATTAAAAAtgtaagtatttttttatcgtaAATACACTGGTTTAAATACTCAATTACTTTCAgttggaaaacaaaattgaaaagatgaaaaagaTGCAACAAGTTAAACATAATGGTAAGTAGTGTAAACATAATAGCTATAAACAAACTACAAATGTCCAATGGTACTGTCACGTTTTTCATATAGAAATTGCTGCAATATAATCCTAAAAAACCgtccctcctgaataaaaaagcataaaaatattCAACATTTACACAGGACAATATGGTATACTCATGGCTCCTCACACTTTTTTATTACctgaaaattttaaatttatattgaattaatatgtttaattatCTACCTCGTAAGCGAACCAATATCTTCGCCTATGATTATATCcaatgctttatttttatcctAGCACCTAAAGTAAACTCACCGTGGTCCCCAAAGAATtccataaatattttatttacttacttacttatccggcgctacaaccgctttgcgttCTTGGTTAAATATTCTATACTAGTTAAAATAAAcaagaaaagaaggaaaatacaaaatgcagtatattatttattattattatttattaaccaATAATAGGTACGCCAATTTTCGACTTCACCCGTTTATATTCAACTTAAATTTAATTGTTCTTAACGACATATGGCAAAATAAGGAGGACATAAATAAACGCCCTACTTTATATTAACATCTTATTGAACAAAGCGTAAGCGTTCTCTGTGCTCGTTGATGGACGGAAGTCAAGGTGCTGGTAAAGCTTATTGAAAGTGCGTAACATAGCTATGTACAACCAAATTTTTGCGTTAATAATTGTTTTCCATGGAGCTGCACACTCTAGACTCCTTAaaccaaaaatgaaaatatgatGTATGTGAGTAtgtaatacagggttttacaagtcattttgcaatgtgtgctacaTATTTTGTCGAGCACGAAATTTACTTTGACTCCTAGTGCGTACTTGGACTGGGCCAATGTTAATTTTGACAGCCCTATCGAGGTGCAGGTTTTCCTATGTTTTCTATATTACTTTACACTTTTTGACACATTTGATGcacaaaaacggaaagaagAAGACTTAAGCTTTAAAATGATGGGTCGTTTGACCCATAACtcgttttacagggtttcgaatcatataagggaatagttcaatcacttaggggaatgttgcaagcaagctgtggagctgtcatcagactgtgggtgccggtgTAAAAAGCTTCAAATTGATAccgatgttgttttttcaaaaacatcatttggagTTATTTTCGTGTGGGATTCTGCTGTACAcatgataaactaaataaatcctgctgtggagccataattaaacatgataagttagtaagattgacgaaaatattttaaggtatttacagcggcacccacagtctgatgacagctccacagtacgcttgcaaaattcccctaatcgattgcaacattcccctaagtgattgaaaacatccacagcttgcatgcaatattcccctaccgatttgcaacattcccctaagtgattgaactattcccttatatgattcgaaaccctgtattcgCTGAGTCATTAGCGTAGTAACATTGCAAAATGACTTggtaaaaccctgtattactATAACATAAGTTTTTTTGAGCATCTACTTTATGTACCACGTTTACTgatggaaaaaaaatgttacagaATGTATACGATTGAAAACTAAAATTGGAGAACTGTCGGAGGTAAT encodes the following:
- the LOC133391776 gene encoding uncharacterized protein LOC133391776 isoform X1, with product MDLDAIDVVVIESENSGDEKNVDSKSILNDQSDKDLEDNEGEKNEEIKTAEVNHEQLEEEFCDWIVKSLSCVSCITCTNCPERFGKHCCSLCKWDLDINLNATNQNTNPSQPVANKRDESLSQDKETIKNLENKIEKMKKMQQVKHNECIRLKTKIGELSEVITKLEGQLSTVKTDNARLQTDLLECQKQNVDHKTEVNRLELELTKAASELIRQSMKTQDLEETLESCRTELNQISKQRKDLSRAFDETDDQQRLEMKKLHETLQKSEYEKAELDCQIRLLHGELQAAIAREHQALRDNALLQQKLTALENQSK
- the LOC133391776 gene encoding fibrinogen- and Ig-binding protein-like isoform X2, coding for MDLDAIDVVVIESENSGDEKNVDSKSILNDQSDKDLEDNEGEKNEEIKTAEVNHEQLEEEFCDWIVKSLSCVSCITCTNCPERFGKHCCSLCKWDLDINLNATNQNTNPSQPVANKRDESLSQDKETIKNLENKIEKMKKMQQVKHNECIRLKTKIGELSELEGQLSTVKTDNARLQTDLLECQKQNVDHKTEVNRLELELTKAASELIRQSMKTQDLEETLESCRTELNQISKQRKDLSRAFDETDDQQRLEMKKLHETLQKSEYEKAELDCQIRLLHGELQAAIAREHQALRDNALLQQKLTALENQSK